The proteins below come from a single Oncorhynchus gorbuscha isolate QuinsamMale2020 ecotype Even-year linkage group LG12, OgorEven_v1.0, whole genome shotgun sequence genomic window:
- the LOC123990386 gene encoding extended synaptotagmin-2-A-like, giving the protein MIDMKELHKEQKVDEWFDLEEVSTGKLHMKLEWLSLLSTPDKMDQVLRSVRADRNLANDGLSSALLVVYLDSAKNLPSDLFNFNHDVLKQASVFKSRKVK; this is encoded by the exons ATGATCGATATGAAAGAGCTTCACAAAGAGCAGAAGGTAGATGAG TGGTTTGACCTGGAAGAAGTCTCCACGGGGAAACTACACATGAAACTGGAGtggctctctctgctctctaccccTGACAAGATGGACCAG GTATTAAGGAGTGTGCGAGCTGACCGCAACCTGGCCAATGATGGACTCTCGTCTGCTCTGCTGGTGGTGTACTTGGACTCAGCCAAGAACCTGCCG AGCGACCTGTTTAATTTCAACCATGACGTGTTGAAGCAAGCCTCTGTCTTTAAGTCCCGGAAGGTAAAGTAA